In one window of Oncorhynchus gorbuscha isolate QuinsamMale2020 ecotype Even-year linkage group LG23, OgorEven_v1.0, whole genome shotgun sequence DNA:
- the LOC124011568 gene encoding phytanoyl-CoA dioxygenase domain-containing protein 1-like, with product MKERYNQQGFLSAVPVLDNTELREARQAFNHLEREFGEEYTQYSLHNVHLQYPWVMGLAKHPHILQVVQSILGSDVILLDSRFICKYPTTPTPHPTATQYWGIAGGPVLSVWLALDDSLAENGALKVIPGSHCSGMLPHQLASRPGNMLSVNQEIPEELVQTDSALLCPLLAGQMSIHDGFLVHASDPNTSQKRRCGFVIRYVPTCAYPIQDPDRPRRFHATVMASGSDQFSHFSTLL from the exons ATGAAGGAACGTTACAACCAGCAGGGATTCCTCTCTGCCGTACCGGTCCTAGACAACACAGAGCTGAGGGAGGCCAGACAGGCCTTCAACCACCTGGAGAGAGAGTTTG GTGAGGAGTATACCCAGTACAGTCTCCACAATGTGCACCTGCAGTACCCCTGGGTGATGGGCCTGGCCAAACACCCCCACATCCTACAGGTGGTACAGTCCATCCTGGGCTCTGATGTCATCCTGCTAGACTCACGCTTCATCTGCAAGTACCCAACAACCCCCACACCCCACCCCACAGCCACACA GTACTGGGGAATAGCTGGGGGTCCAGTCCTGTCGGTGTGGCTGGCTCTAGACGACTCACTGGCAGAAAACGGAGCCCTGAAGGTCATCCCAG gaAGCCACTGCTCTGGCATGCTGCCCCACCAACTCGCCTCCCGCCCCGGAAACATGCTGTCAGTCAACCAGGAGATCCCTGAGGAGCTGGTGCAAACGGATAGCGCTCTACTCTGCCCCCTGCTGGCTGGGCAGATGTCT ATCCATGATGGGTTCCTGGTCCACGCCAGTGACCCCAACACATCCCAGAAGAGACGCTGTGGCTTCGTGATCCGATACGTCCCTACCTGTGCCTACCCTATACAG gaccCAGACCGTCCCAGGCGTTTCCATGCTACAGTGATGGCCAGTGGATCAGACCAGTTCAGTCACTTCTCCACCTTGCTGTGA